The genomic window GTCCTGCTTGGTGCGTAAAATCTTCTGCAACAGTAGCCCTACACGTTTCCCTGCGAACTCAGGCACGATAGTTTGGCTGGCGCTGAGTATCTTTTCGCTGATGCTTTTGACTTCGGTACAGCCCATGATGGCTTGGATCATGTTAACGCCGTAGCTATTGTCCGAGCCGTCTTTCTTGTTGATGCAGACGGAAAGGTATTGGATAAGGTAGCCGTCTGTTGATTCGCCTGAAAACTCAATGAACGTTGCGCCACTTGGACTTTTCACTACTTTGGCTTCGTCGATAGTGATAATGTAAGCACCGGACTCCTTGATAAAGTTGCTCTGGCCTGCGGATATGGCGGCTGATTCGTCGTAGGTAAACAAAGCCTTGCTCATGGTATAATTTCCTTTAAATTTAAGATGGTTATAAAGCTATAGTAGCGATAAAGTGGCTGTGAATACACTCAATTTAGCTCGAAACTTGTTGAACTTACATCATCCTTGATGAGTTCTGGAACATATTTCTTAATAAATTCAACCAATTCTTCGGCAACGGCCATTACGTCTCTGTGCATATTGGGATATGCATAAAAACTTATCGGCATAAACTGTTTGATGAGATAGGTACCGGGATTGGCCGCCGGCTGGTATTTACTGAACAAGTTGTAAGTAAATTTTCTTGCACTGAACCAGTCAAGATAGCAGCGCCATTGCAAACTATCGGTATAGTTCTCTGGGTCTAGAGAGCCGGTAAGCTTGTGGTCGTAGATAGTGGTCGCATCCATAGCATCGACAATGCCGACAAAGGTTACGCGCTCACCATTAACCATTTGCTGTCTGGTAATTTTCCTCTTTCTTGTTTCTGGTAAAGCTATTTCACTTTCTATTTTACTAAAATCAAAAGTGAACCCGTCCGTTTGCTCGATATTCAACTCCCCCAAAGAAGCCTTTTCTAAGACTTTGTGAAAAGCTGACCCTGCGGCCATAGCTTCCGTTGGAGGCGTCTTTTTCAGCAGATAGTTAATAATTTCATCCAGTTCTGCATCGGGATTAGCCTTCCATCTGCGGAAGGCTTCAAGATTGGTGGCGGATATCCTGATCATTACGCTGCCACCTTGATGTATTTACCCTCGTCTTTATTGAACGAGAATCCTTTACTTTTAGCTATTTCGTTCAAAAGGCGTTTATGCTCTGAAGGTGCTTCCCGGAAATGCTCTACGGCATCCTGAAAGTCTTCTTCGCTTTCGAGGCATTGTAGGTCAACTCGAAGACGCTGTAGATCTTCTTGGGATTTTCTCGCTTCTTCAGACTGTTTATTTAGCTCTTGCTTGATGGTACTGATGATAGCTGATAAATAATCTGGGTATTGACTGAAATGCGGGACTTCTTGAACTAGCAGCTGTGCCGGATTTTTGCCGAAGCCGGAGGCGCTGGGATTAAAGTCGAGCAATCTTTTTGTATTCTGGCCTGAGCCTTCAATGCGGATTTGTCCCATAACGTCGGCGACTTTGTAAATCTCACCTTTAGAGCCGCCTTGAATATCAAGACGTTCAACTAAATCCTCTCCAACCTGCTTTTCTTCCATGTGAGCTATCAGGATAATATCTTTACCAAATGATTTAAGCAGATTTAGCCATCCCGAAAATCCTGCTTTCAAGGCACCGAAACCCTGTAAATGTTGATGCTTCTTCTCAAGATAGTCGTAATATTTATCTTGTGCTAAATAAGGGTTCATTATGGCCTCCCGGGGCTGCGAAGAAAATCAATCAGACGATCAAGCAAGCTTTTCTTATCGGAAGTCATGACTTTCTTGCCGGTTAATTTATTGTATTGATGGTGCTGTATCGACAGCACAGGGTCAAAAGGGCGAGCGGATGTCGCCCCTGCAATAGCGAGGTACATAGAATTATTCCTTGTGTTATTTGATGGGGTTTATTGGTTGGCGATGACGCGTTTAAATATTAAAATAAGTGTCAGCTACGATGTTTGCCAGTATCTCATGTGCTGGTGATTTCTTTGCCAAGCCTTTTTCATAGATATCCAGAATTTATTTTTAAAGTCTTTCTCGTCTTCTAAAAGCCATTCCTGCCCTTCAGCCAACGCCTTCCATTTTGCCAGTTCGCCTTTGAGTGACATAATTTCATCGTTGGCATTTTCTAAGTCTGTGATAAGAGTATCTTTACTTAACTAGCCAAGCATGCCTTCTTCTGTGGCAATGGCCGATAATTTTGGCGCGTAATTCATTACGGAATCGTCATGGAATAAAACAACTTCTTTTATGCTGTCGCTACAAATGATGTTATTCATAAAGTTGCTCCTTTGGTTTTAACATATCAAGAATTTTGTTTAAGGTTTCAGCCTGCACGAATTGAACAGCAATGCACTCAAGAAAAAGGCGGCTGAACATTAGTGCGATAGCTGAAAAGATAACTATTTTTGGTTCTGCATCCATGATGCCAATGACAGTGGTTATCCCTGCCGCTATCCATGTCATAATTGAAATGACGTTAATGATTTTCAGTGTCCAGAAGGTTTTAAACATATCTTTTTCCTGATAATTTTTTCATGGTGGTCTCCGTGTTAAGTGCCTGATTTGGTGACCCTCTCAGGCGGCGAGGGTTCTCGTGTACCCCTACAGTGAGAAACTTGATAAACTTTCATCCCCCCTACGAGTTGAGAATAATTGATATGGATATTTTTTCAGGTGTTGCCGTCGCAAAGCAGGCTTATGATTTAGTTAAAATCTTGAAGGAAAGTAGGGATCAGTCGGTTATAGATAAGGCCGCTGGTGCACTACGGGAAAAAATAACTGAATTACAAATGCTTAATGCTGAGTTGTCTGGCCTTTTCCATGCGGAGCGTCAAATCACAGTGGAGCTTAGAGAGGAAAATACCAAGATCAACATGTTTACTACCCAATCGAGTGAATACGAAATACATAAAACGTCTGGGGGGGCGATAGTATACATCCTTAAATCTACTCCAAAGGGAGAGATCCCCCATCACTATCTTTGTGCTCACTGCTACCAGAACAGAATAATATCTATACTTCAGCCTACAAAAAATGAGTCTGGGTTTCATATGTCTTACTGCCCTGAATGTAAAAATGAATACAGGATGGATAAGATTATAATTGACTATGAAGCAGCTATGCCTCATTCACCTTACTGATATGTTGATTGATTTCCTATACCCCGCCTGAAATAATGCCACATTCTCCAAGCAGCACGATCTCTCCTCAAATTCCACTACCGCCCCGCGATGTGGATATCTGGCTTTCATGTGCTTCTGGGCGGAAAGGGTGATTTGCTCTTGGTACTGGAATAAATCCGTTAGATTCATTGGGGATACTGCTTTGTTTATCCTGCTAACTTTTCTCTTAAGATGTAAGGCAGGTCGTTCCAATGGTTTCGCTCTTATGCCAACACGGAGTGGATTTGCTGCCTTCCACTCAGCCTGTCTAGCTGCGCGTCGTTCTCGGCGACGTGATTGCGAATCATAATGCATAGACACCTCCGTCAATAAACTTGGGTGGTGTGGTGGCCGGTGCTGTTCTTAGGCTTATCCTGATGGACTGCATCATTCACCACACCTCAAAGCTCATTGCCTTGAGATAGTTGCCCTTTTTCAGGGCCGAATTTTTAAGAGCATGTATCTGATTCAACCGCCGTCATGTTCATACGCCTCAGGCTGGCTACTTAAGCTCAGGCAATCGGCGGGTAACTCGTAGTCTTGCCTGCCGGGGGATTGCCGTTGCTGCTCCACTGTCGGGCTTGCGCTTGTCTAGTGAGTTGATGGGATAAATATAACCTTTAATTATTTAATTGATTTAATAAAGGATTGCTGAGATCCTACCTCGTTAGCTCAGCTTGGATTCATAGAAGAGGGAGTGACTCGGGAATGGATAGGGGAAAGATCAATAGTTGCTGAATTCACAAAATCAGCCATGTTACATCAGTTAATCAAATGATTTTCTTAATTTTTCTTGCCTCTATGATTTCTTCAAATAGTTGATCAACTTCATCTTTCCTTTCACTAATTTGGTTTAAAAAGATCTCCTTATCCCTTTTGGGCAGGCTAGAAAACATATCAAGAAGTCTTTCTTCTTCCCTACTCAAATGTCGAGTTTGAGTAGGCTGTATAGATGCGGATACTTCTGCAATTTTTTCTGCAAGCGTTGGACTAAAATCATTAACACATACACCTAACAATTTAGCAAATTTTGCTGCATTGCTCATATTTAAAGGATTTACTCCGTTTAAAAGCTGAGCTACAGCGCTTTGCCTCATACCCAGCTCATAAGCTATCGACTCTTGTGAAAAGCCTAATTGTTTTTTCTTTGACTCAAAAATGCTCTTGAGCCTCATCGCATCTTCATGCTGTTCAGGACTTAACGGTTTCTTTTTCATATAAAAATGATATCACCAATTGGAATATCTAACAAAAACAGAAGGTGTTGACTTGTGAATAACAAAAAGTTATATTTTATCGAGGCAACGATAAGGAGCTATTCAATGGATCGATTAACATTAAGCCAATATGCATCTTTGCATGGACAAAAGAAAACAGCACAAGCATTAGGCATTTGCCAAGCTGCGATCTGCAAAGCGTTAAAAGCAAGACGGCATATCACAGTTACTGTATACGCTAATGGCGAGGTTAAGGCTGAAGAAATCAAGCCCTTCCCGAATCAACGGCATCATGCAGATTTCGCAGCCTAACTAGTAGTACCGTTCTCTAACATTCCGCCCTGAAGAAGGGCAGCCATAATCCCACAGTACCAACTCACTGTGACTAGCTCACGGCTTCGTCACGTCTGTTACTTATCTACTTATCACACAAAGGATTATCTCCGATGGAGAACGCAAAAACACGCAAAAATTCTGCGGTTGAGTTCATCAGCCGTCACCTCGTTGCATCAGCTTATCAGGCAATCATGCGCGTTAAGCAAACGAACATAGCCAAATTGCTTGGTGTTCCTGATTCAACCATTCTGCGCCGCTCCGAGAAGCTCACAGAAACGATGAATATTCTAGCCGCCAGTGGTGTACAGGATTTCGTTTTCGAGGGTGAGAAGAAGCTACCACTGGAGCAATACCGCTGGCTGATGTCATCGGCTATGGAGTTTGCGCGCATGCAACTGGAAGCGACATCAGGCGATAAATGTCTTGTCGCATAGGGGGAAAGAATGAAGCCAATACAAAAGAAAAAGCCTCTGAAGCGGGAACTTCAAAGGCCATATTTCACAACAAATTACTACCAAATCGAGGAGATAATTATACATGAAGAAACATGATCATTTCAAGCAAGAAGAGGAGCGGTGCCAGGGCTGTTAACTTCTTCCTTCGGCGATAGAAACGGCGTAGTCAAAGTTCAATACATTGCGGTACAGCGTTCGGGAAATGCTTGATACTTTACTCAGAATCATGCAATTCAGCGCGATCGAACGCAATCGAGCCAAGATCCCGGGCTGCTGCCGGATAAGGCAGGCGTCCTCAAACAGGGCAACATCTCGAACATGGTGGTTTTGGTTTTCTATACTCCAATGGCCTCGAATTGCCGCTTGAAACTGTTCTGCATCAAAGAGTGCGGTACTGACTCACCAAGCGGTTTCTGTGCTGACCTCGGCAACACCTTTACGTTTGTGCGTCACCTCGCGAGTCACTTTATATTACTGCCTTCACCAGAGGTTGCCAGTTTTGCGGCAACCATCCTGTAGCCGGAACAAACGTCTGAATCGTGCGTATTTCTATTCGCCCGTGGCCTTTGCCATGGTCGGTATGCTGTTGTGCGGGGGCCTGAAACTTCGGGATCATCTGGCAGACAGCAAACAACTCGGGCTGGTTGTCTTTCACTTGAACCAACACGTCAGCACCATGAGCTAAGGCTAGAGAAAGTGTTTTTTTGACAGTGCATGGCATCAAGAGTAAAGACGCGACCCGATAGGGCCAGCGCCTCGATCAGCGCTTGCGTGGCCGGAATTTCGTTCGTTTTTTCAGGCACCTCTACATGCCCGAGCACAATCAGATCCAACTGGGCAAAAGCCGACACCAGCTGCCGTGCGCGCGTATCAGTTACTCGAGAGGCACTGCCGCGTAAAGCTTTGCCATCAAGAGCAACGAACTGTGGTGCCACACCAGACGACGAATATTTTCCGGCATGCTGTCGAAGGGCTTCTTCAAGTCCCTGAACGTCGAGCTTAAGCATAAACCGCCGAATACCTACCCAAGTCGGAGCTTTCTTCCAGTGCGTGCCAAACAGAGAGTTTAGCTGCTTGAGCCGCTCATTGAGGAAAAGCTCCATTTTCCGTAATGATGTTGCTCCCGACAGCACCGCCAGTAATAACCCGAAAAGCAGTGGCTCCAGCGCATAGCGCCTGCCTTTCGCTACGCGCTGATCAACCAGTTCAGAAAAAAGTCCTCCAAACAGCATGTTTTCCTCATCGTATCGACGTGAACACTGGAGACGTTAGTACAAATGATATGAAGTTAACAGCCCTGGGAGCGGTGCTACCTGGATTCACCCGATGGCATTGTCGTCGCGGCAGTGAATAACAAATCGTTCGCAGAGCGGTTTATTGACGAGTTCCGATTAGCCAAAGATGGAGTCAAAAATAATGGGCGTCGTTAAGCAGTTATCGGATTACTAGAAACATCTGATGGTGAATGGTGACAAGAAAACGCCCCCGACATACGGATGCTGGGGGCTTAAGAACACAAGTTATTGAGGTGCCACTTTAAGTAGCAAAGTAAATATGAGTCACGCTTTGAAAAAGCGCAAGTAAAAACATCATTGTTACCAGCTGGGCTATCCCGGCAACCTTGAACATATCGCCCGGCGCATAGCTAAACGCCTGGTGCAAGAATTCCGCAAGTTGAAGGAGCGTCGTCATGACTAACGTTGCCTATGCCGATTTCAGGTGTCAAAAGGTAAATTTGCAGATGGAAAATAAAAAACAAGGGTATGTTGCTCTGTTCAGGAGTCTGCTGTCTAAGGAGTGGGCCAAAGATACGGCTAAATTGGCTATGTGGATCAGATTGATTGGTGAGGCATCCTACAAGCCACGCACAGTGAAATTTGCTGGCAAGGGATGGCACCTTCAATTAGGCGAACTCGTCACTACTACTGCTATTCTGGCGCGTAAATTATGTGA from Sodalis glossinidius str. 'morsitans' includes these protein-coding regions:
- a CDS encoding PD-(D/E)XK nuclease family protein, with amino-acid sequence MIRISATNLEAFRRWKANPDAELDEIINYLLKKTPPTEAMAAGSAFHKVLEKASLGELNIEQTDGFTFDFSKIESEIALPETRKRKITRQQMVNGERVTFVGIVDAMDATTIYDHKLTGSLDPENYTDSLQWRCYLDWFSARKFTYNLFSKYQPAANPGTYLIKQFMPISFYAYPNMHRDVMAVAEELVEFIKKYVPELIKDDVSSTSFELN
- a CDS encoding AAA family ATPase is translated as MNPYLAQDKYYDYLEKKHQHLQGFGALKAGFSGWLNLLKSFGKDIILIAHMEEKQVGEDLVERLDIQGGSKGEIYKVADVMGQIRIEGSGQNTKRLLDFNPSASGFGKNPAQLLVQEVPHFSQYPDYLSAIISTIKQELNKQSEEARKSQEDLQRLRVDLQCLESEEDFQDAVEHFREAPSEHKRLLNEIAKSKGFSFNKDEGKYIKVAA
- a CDS encoding antitermination protein N: MHYDSQSRRRERRAARQAEWKAANPLRVGIRAKPLERPALHLKRKVSRINKAVSPMNLTDLFQYQEQITLSAQKHMKARYPHRGAVVEFEERSCCLENVALFQAGYRKSINISVR
- a CDS encoding Cro/CI family transcriptional regulator, producing the protein MNNKKLYFIEATIRSYSMDRLTLSQYASLHGQKKTAQALGICQAAICKALKARRHITVTVYANGEVKAEEIKPFPNQRHHADFAA
- a CDS encoding ISAs1 family transposase — encoded protein: MLFGGLFSELVDQRVAKGRRYALEPLLFGLLLAVLSGATSLRKMELFLNERLKQLNSLFGTHWKKAPTWVGIRRFMLKLDVQGLEEALRQHAGKYSSSGVAPQFVALDGKALRGSASRVTDTRARQLVSAFAQLDLIVLGHVEVPEKTNEIPATQALIEALALSGRVFTLDAMHCQKNTFSSLSSWC